The Planktothrix tepida PCC 9214 genomic sequence ATACTCTAAACACTAAAGGAAAGGTTATATTTTTATAAACACCGTAAGCATTAACTGATACTATTCCCCGATCTATTTTGCCCACACTGCCCAAGTATTGTCTAGCTATATAGTCAGTTTTTTTACCCTTTCTCCTATCTCCCGTTTCATCAATTATTACTATAATCTTTTCTTCTTTCAATGCTTTTAGAGTTCGAGCCAATCTTCTTTCCTTTAATTCCCTTGCTGACCAAGGCGAATTCGCTAAAAAATGATGGAGTGATTGTGGCGACCTAATTCCTACTATTTTAGCAATTTCCGGTAAAGATTTTCTCGGAATTGGTG encodes the following:
- a CDS encoding transposase, whose product is MDVELQMIKHLARDAQPTVSVIDEYCQGYKDLFAEVRSYECFKYLHLGIISPIPRKSLPEIAKIVGIRSPQSLHHFLANSPWSARELKERRLARTLKALKEEKIIVIIDETGDRRKGKKTDYIARQYLGSVGKIDRGIVSVNAYGVYKNITFPLVFRV